From Lycium ferocissimum isolate CSIRO_LF1 chromosome 12, AGI_CSIRO_Lferr_CH_V1, whole genome shotgun sequence, one genomic window encodes:
- the LOC132040961 gene encoding uncharacterized protein LOC132040961 gives MFDALLKSKFYTKCKSTMKLTKTRIVMIRKKRDAMLKYLKNDMADLLKSGVDVNAYGRAEGLLVELNISSCYDLLEQYCLHILSHLTTMSKQRECPEDCREAVSTLMSAAARFSDVPELRELRAIFTERYGNSLDFFLNKEFITKLKSQPPTKEMKLQLLQAIAVESGVRWNSKALEHKLHKPLIPVQGFPNSHNDEEHKLRKKLDASAQRKEHQKAKLNHENAREHVTSKATREHHSSHGRKEVHGDVQSLPRGRESDKQKSDNVRRASNRYLDDTPPIKGIEADSIGRKGQQNEPAEIIRSVSEEESDDKKPFYYRSFQPNYNKSRACISKNSSDASPIGSTGEAQGYTEMTERAKDEDTCVNDTIKKLKPKSVRTRLQPTRGCEEDSGRLKGKEREKGFTSGVKEVARDGKHGIKIANGDHLDQRDEEEKMMDSLLMHYTRKQVQNDQLKTPKSVVKLSKVAQVETDGVSRQRFPASIPVELKQASPVALKEANSFEHDMLSPNGHIHPKLPDYDDFVTRLASLRGK, from the exons ATGTTTGACGCATTGCTAAAAAGCAAGTTCTACACCAAATG CAAGTCTACAATGAAGCTGACAAAGACTCGAATCGTGATGATCAGAAAAAAGAGAGATGCTATgctgaaatacttgaagaatgATATGGCTGACCTTCTTAAATCTGGAGTGGATGTCAACGCTTACGGCAGg GCTGAAGGCCTTCTAGTTGAGCTGAATATCTCAAGCTGTTACGACTTATTGGAGCAATATTGTCTGCATATTTTGAGTCATCTCACAACTATGAGTAAACAGAG GGAGTGCCCAGAGGATTGCAGAGAAGCTGTATCGACTTTGATGTCTGCAGCAGCAAGATTTTCTGATGTGCCAGAATTACGTGAACTGAGAGCTATATTTACTGAGAGATACGGAAATTCcctcgatttttttttgaataaagaa TTTATTACAAAGCTAAAGTCACAACCACCAACAAAGGAGATGAAGCTTCAGTTGCTGCAGGCAATAGCAGTAGAATCTGGTGTAAGATGGAATTCAAAGGCTTTGGAGCATAAGCTACATAAACCACTGATACCTGTACAA GGCTTTCCAAATAGTCATAATGATGAAGAGCACAAATTGCGCAAGAAACTGGATGCATCAGCTCAGAGGAAAGAGCATCAAAAAGCTAAACTTAATCATGAGAATGCAAGGGAACATGTGACTTCAAAAGCGACAAGGGAGCATCATTCATCTCATGGAAGAAAAGAAGTCCATGGTGATGTACAAAGTTTGCCTAGGGGAAGGGAGAGTGACAAACAGAAAAGCGATAATGTAAGGCGTGCATCCAATAGATATTTAGATGACACGCCTCCAATAAAAGGTATTGAAGCGGATAGTATTGGCAGAAAAGGACAACAAAATGAACCCGCAGAGATCATTAGAAGTGTTTCTGAAGAAGAATCTGATGACAAAAAGCCATTCTATTATCGGTCATTTCAGCCTAATTACAACAAGTCAAGAGCATGCATTTCAAAAAACAGTTCAGATGCATCTCCTATCGGTTCCACTGGGGAGGCTCAGGGATATACAGAGATGACTGAGAGGGCGAAAGATGAAGATACCTGTGTAAATGATACAATCAAAAAGCTAAAACCGAAATCAGTTAGGACACGTCTGCAGCCAACGCGTGGTTGTGAGGAGGACTCGGGTAGACTGAAAGGCAAGGAAAGGGAGAAGGGGTTTACTAGTGGAGTGAAAGAAGTAGCAAGAGATGGAAAACATGGCATAAAAATCGCAAACGGTGATCATCTTGATCAACGGGATGAAGAGGAAAAGATGATGGACAGTCTTTTAATGCACTATACGAGGAAACAGGTCCAAAATGATCAACTTAAGACACCAAAATCAGTCGTTAAGCTATCTAAAGTAGCTCAAGTTGAGACGGATGGAGTCTCACGGCAGAGATTTCCAGCATCCATACCTGTTGAATTGAAACAAGCAAGTCCAGTAGCACTCAAAGAAGCAAATTCCTTTGAACATGATATGTTGAGTCCAAATGGGCATATCCATCCGAAGCTGCCAGATTATGATGACTTTGTCACTCGACTGGCTTCTCTCAgaggaaaataa